The following proteins are encoded in a genomic region of Herminiimonas arsenicoxydans:
- the uppS gene encoding Undecaprenyl pyrophosphate synthetase (UPP synthetase) (Di-trans,poly-cis-decaprenylcistransferase) (Undecaprenyl diphosphate synthase) (UDS) (Evidence 2a : Function of homologous gene experimentally demonstrated in an other organism; PubMedId : 15788389; Product type e : enzyme) codes for MTPSSSTQIVPDVSLVPRHIAIIMDGNGRWATKRFMPRVAGHVKGVEAVRGIVEACAKQGVEYVTFFAFSSENWRRPDDEVSLLMRLFMTALEREVSKMHANGIRLKIVGDLSRFDDKLQKMIASAERKTAANDRLTVTICANYGGRWDIMQAVNKMAAAYPDAGDFSEEQLTPFLSLAYAPEPDLFIRTGGEERISNFLLWQLAYTELYFTDTYWPDFDAAALELAISSYQQRERRFGRTSAQVSAQIPVAKC; via the coding sequence ATGACGCCGTCTAGTTCAACCCAGATCGTGCCGGATGTATCGCTGGTGCCGCGTCATATCGCCATCATCATGGATGGCAATGGACGTTGGGCAACCAAGCGTTTCATGCCGCGCGTGGCTGGTCACGTCAAGGGCGTGGAAGCGGTGCGCGGGATCGTCGAGGCGTGCGCGAAGCAGGGCGTGGAATACGTGACCTTCTTTGCGTTCAGTTCGGAAAACTGGCGCCGCCCGGATGACGAGGTATCGCTGTTGATGCGTTTGTTCATGACAGCGCTGGAACGCGAAGTCTCAAAGATGCATGCCAATGGCATACGTCTGAAAATTGTCGGCGATCTGAGTCGTTTCGATGACAAGCTGCAGAAAATGATTGCCAGCGCCGAGCGTAAAACTGCAGCCAACGACAGGTTGACGGTCACTATTTGCGCCAACTACGGCGGACGCTGGGACATCATGCAGGCGGTCAACAAAATGGCTGCTGCCTATCCGGATGCAGGCGATTTCAGCGAAGAACAGTTGACGCCATTCCTGTCGCTGGCTTATGCGCCGGAGCCGGATCTGTTCATACGCACCGGAGGCGAAGAGCGCATTTCCAATTTTCTGTTGTGGCAACTCGCCTATACCGAACTGTATTTCACGGATACCTACTGGCCGGACTTCGACGCAGCTGCGCTGGAGCTGGCGATCTCTTCCTATCAACAGCGCGAGCGGCGCTTTGGCCGTACCAGTGCCCAGGTGAGCGCGCAAATACCGGTGGCCAAATGCTGA
- a CDS encoding putative Phosphatidate cytidylyltransferase (CDP-diglyceride synthetase) (CDP-diglyceride pyrophosphorylase) (CDP-diacylglycerol synthase) (CDS) (CTP:phosphatidate cytidylyltransferase) (CDP-DAG synthase) (CDP-DG synthetase) CdsA-like (Evidence 3 : Function proposed based on presence of conserved amino acid motif, structural feature or limited homology; PubMedId : 86008268, 2995359; Product type pe : putative enzyme) produces the protein MLKTRIITAVILLAVLLLAIFSGSFIVFSILTAIFFAAAAWECLRLFGNKFPVVGAVLWTVAFAYLVVTASFKQSVLLYGICVAIWILRLVPSLAFGLPPLDGTRNRLLTGIYGIAVLGAFIAILSLYNRSALYMFSVMSIVWIADIGAYFSGKAFGKRKLAPSISPGKSWEGAIGGGILVLLASVATLAVPALNDTFAVQLYLTWGWPGFLLILILMVAASIVGDLFESQLKRRAGMKDSSSLLPGHGGVLDRLDALIPTLPLAVLVAYWM, from the coding sequence ATGCTGAAAACGCGCATCATCACTGCAGTGATACTGCTGGCAGTGCTGCTATTGGCGATTTTTTCCGGTTCTTTTATCGTTTTTTCTATTCTGACGGCAATTTTCTTTGCCGCTGCGGCATGGGAATGCCTGCGTCTGTTCGGCAATAAATTTCCAGTCGTGGGAGCGGTGCTGTGGACCGTCGCGTTTGCCTATCTGGTGGTGACGGCCAGTTTCAAGCAGAGCGTGCTGCTGTACGGCATCTGCGTCGCGATCTGGATCTTGCGTCTGGTGCCATCGCTGGCCTTCGGCCTGCCGCCGCTGGATGGCACGCGCAATCGCCTGCTGACCGGAATCTACGGCATTGCCGTGCTGGGTGCGTTTATCGCTATCCTGAGCTTGTACAATCGTTCGGCACTGTATATGTTTTCGGTGATGTCTATCGTCTGGATTGCCGACATCGGCGCCTACTTCAGCGGCAAGGCTTTCGGCAAGCGCAAACTGGCACCATCGATTTCTCCCGGCAAGTCGTGGGAAGGGGCAATCGGCGGCGGCATACTGGTGCTGCTTGCCAGCGTGGCCACGCTGGCCGTACCGGCATTGAACGATACGTTTGCAGTGCAGCTTTATCTCACATGGGGCTGGCCGGGTTTTCTGCTGATATTGATATTGATGGTTGCCGCCAGCATCGTCGGCGACCTGTTTGAATCGCAACTCAAGCGCCGTGCCGGAATGAAAGACAGCAGCAGCCTGTTGCCCGGCCATGGCGGCGTACTCGACCGGCTGGATGCCTTGATCCCGACGCTGCCGCTGGCGGTGCTGGTTGCTTACTGGATGTAA
- the dxr gene encoding 1-deoxy-D-xylulose 5-phosphate reductoisomerase (DXP reductoisomerase) (1-deoxyxylulose-5-phosphate reductoisomerase) (2-C-methyl-D-erythritol 4-phosphate synthase) (Evidence 2a : Function of homologous gene experimentally demonstrated in an other organism; PubMedId : 10631325; Product type e : enzyme) codes for MQHITILGSTGSIGVSTLDVVARHPDRYRVHALTAQNKVEELAAQCAQFHPDVAVVGSAEAAQKLQVLLNGMGLQTQVEYGAAALCTVASAPECDCVMAAIVGGAGLAPTLAAARAGKKILLANKEALVMSGPLLMEAVAASGAILMPIDSEHNAIFQCMPATYHQQQLTPAQHGIEKILLTASGGPFLNRALDTLDQVTCAEAIAHPKWVMGRKISVDSATMMNKGLEVIEAHWLFGVPADRIEVVIHPQSVVHSMVSYIDGSVLAQLGNPDMRTPIAHAMAYPERIDSGVAPIDLIKIAQLTFEHPDLLRFPCLKLAYDALQAGGSAPAIMNAANEIAVQAFLDGRIGFRAIDQLIARVMAALPSSPVTDIDTVFEQDRRARDTAASFI; via the coding sequence ATGCAGCATATAACCATACTGGGTTCAACCGGGTCCATAGGCGTATCGACACTGGACGTGGTGGCGCGTCATCCCGATCGTTACCGCGTGCATGCCTTGACGGCGCAAAACAAGGTGGAGGAACTGGCGGCACAATGTGCGCAGTTTCATCCGGATGTGGCGGTCGTCGGCAGCGCTGAAGCGGCGCAAAAATTGCAAGTGCTGCTAAACGGAATGGGCTTGCAGACGCAGGTCGAATACGGTGCTGCAGCCTTGTGCACAGTAGCCAGTGCGCCTGAGTGCGATTGCGTGATGGCGGCCATCGTTGGTGGAGCCGGCCTGGCGCCTACCTTGGCGGCAGCGCGTGCCGGCAAAAAAATATTGCTGGCCAACAAGGAGGCGCTGGTCATGTCCGGCCCTTTGCTGATGGAAGCGGTCGCTGCCAGCGGCGCGATCCTGATGCCTATCGACAGCGAACACAATGCGATTTTCCAGTGCATGCCGGCGACGTATCATCAACAGCAGCTCACGCCAGCGCAGCACGGGATAGAAAAAATTCTGCTGACAGCCTCCGGCGGCCCTTTCCTCAATCGGGCTCTCGATACGCTGGATCAGGTGACCTGCGCCGAAGCGATTGCGCATCCCAAATGGGTGATGGGCCGCAAGATTTCGGTGGACTCGGCCACGATGATGAACAAGGGCCTGGAAGTGATAGAGGCGCACTGGCTGTTCGGTGTGCCGGCCGACCGTATCGAAGTAGTGATACACCCGCAGAGTGTCGTGCATTCGATGGTGTCGTACATCGATGGTTCGGTGCTGGCGCAACTGGGCAATCCGGACATGCGCACGCCGATTGCACATGCCATGGCGTATCCGGAACGTATCGATTCCGGCGTCGCGCCGATCGACTTGATCAAGATCGCGCAACTTACTTTCGAGCATCCCGATCTGCTCCGATTTCCATGCCTGAAACTGGCGTATGATGCATTGCAGGCGGGCGGTTCTGCGCCGGCCATCATGAATGCCGCGAATGAGATTGCCGTGCAGGCCTTTCTTGATGGACGCATCGGCTTTCGTGCCATTGATCAATTGATTGCACGTGTGATGGCGGCCTTGCCGTCCAGCCCGGTTACCGACATCGATACCGTTTTTGAACAGGATAGACGGGCGCGCGACACAGCCGCTTCCTTCATATAA
- a CDS encoding putative Peptidase M50 (Evidence 3 : Function proposed based on presence of conserved amino acid motif, structural feature or limited homology; Product type pe : putative enzyme): protein MHFLQTLLAFAVVLGVLIIVHELGHYLVARWCGVKVLRFSVGMGKVIYSRRFGKDQTEWAVSVLPLGGYVKMLDAREGDLSEVSAEDMKREFTRQSVWRRIAIVAAGPLANFLLAILLFAGLYSYGIPEPAPKLRAPAEQSIAYQAGVRGGELVTVVNGKPIQIWNDLRWQMVQAVINKKAVTLDVERAAADPHAGKIIRTVTIPVDSISAEELEGDFLVKLGIDLARPRAILGQVVPDGPAMLAGLQSGDLIVAVNGNAITDGVALVDAVRAAPGKMLQIDLLRNGKPLSVNVTPEAVDKDGQVFGRIKVEVPMMPDMVLASHGPFAALAKGVQKTWDTSTMTLKMVGKMIVGEVSWKNVTGPITIADYAGQTARIGLISYLSFIAFVSISLGVMNLLPIPVLDGGHLLYYAVEVLTGRPVSERFGAIAQRAGIGILMTLMLVAVFNDINRLIS from the coding sequence ATGCATTTTCTCCAGACCTTACTTGCTTTTGCAGTTGTCCTCGGCGTGCTGATTATCGTGCACGAACTCGGACATTATCTGGTCGCGCGCTGGTGCGGCGTCAAAGTCCTGCGTTTTTCCGTCGGCATGGGGAAAGTCATTTATTCGCGTCGTTTCGGCAAGGATCAGACTGAATGGGCGGTGTCGGTTCTTCCGCTGGGTGGCTATGTCAAGATGCTGGATGCGCGCGAAGGCGATTTGAGCGAGGTGTCTGCGGAAGACATGAAGCGCGAATTTACGCGTCAATCGGTGTGGCGCCGGATTGCGATCGTGGCTGCCGGCCCGCTGGCCAATTTCCTGCTGGCGATTCTGCTGTTTGCCGGCTTGTACAGCTACGGCATTCCCGAACCTGCGCCTAAACTGCGGGCGCCGGCGGAACAGTCGATAGCGTATCAGGCCGGTGTGCGTGGCGGCGAACTGGTGACGGTCGTCAACGGCAAGCCGATTCAGATATGGAACGATTTGCGCTGGCAGATGGTGCAGGCAGTGATCAACAAAAAAGCTGTCACGCTGGATGTGGAGCGTGCGGCTGCTGATCCCCATGCCGGCAAAATCATCCGTACCGTAACGATTCCGGTCGACAGTATTTCTGCCGAGGAGCTGGAAGGGGACTTCCTCGTCAAACTGGGTATCGACCTGGCGCGCCCGCGGGCGATTCTGGGGCAGGTCGTGCCGGATGGCCCGGCGATGCTGGCCGGTTTGCAATCCGGCGATTTGATCGTTGCCGTAAACGGCAACGCGATTACCGATGGTGTGGCGCTTGTCGATGCGGTGCGTGCTGCTCCAGGAAAAATGCTGCAGATCGATCTTTTGCGCAATGGCAAGCCGCTGAGCGTGAACGTGACGCCGGAGGCGGTCGACAAGGATGGTCAGGTTTTCGGTCGCATCAAGGTTGAAGTGCCCATGATGCCGGATATGGTGCTGGCCAGCCACGGACCATTCGCTGCTCTGGCCAAAGGGGTGCAGAAAACCTGGGATACCAGCACGATGACGCTGAAGATGGTCGGCAAGATGATCGTCGGCGAGGTTTCCTGGAAAAATGTAACAGGTCCGATTACCATCGCCGACTATGCGGGACAGACTGCGCGCATCGGCCTGATCAGTTACCTCAGCTTTATCGCCTTTGTCAGCATCAGTCTGGGAGTGATGAATCTGTTGCCCATACCAGTGCTGGATGGCGGTCATTTGCTGTATTATGCTGTGGAAGTTTTGACAGGTCGTCCGGTCTCTGAACGCTTTGGTGCAATTGCGCAGCGTGCGGGGATAGGAATATTGATGACCTTGATGCTGGTAGCTGTCTTCAATGACATCAACCGCCTGATTTCCTAA
- a CDS encoding putative Bacterial surface antigen (D15) (Evidence 3 : Function proposed based on presence of conserved amino acid motif, structural feature or limited homology; Product type pm : putative membrane component), which produces MKLHSERFPLPIFRRHLIAVAAFALCSGYVQAADPFTVKDIRVEGIQRTEAGTVFSYLPVRVGETFTDEKGATAIKALYATGFFKDVRIEVEGDVLVVFVEERPAIASVEFSGTKEFDKVQLTKALKEIGVGESRIFDKALVDRAEQELKRQYLSRGLYGVLITTTVTPVERNRVSINFAVDEGDVSRIKNINIIGSKAFSEKDLIKMLSLRTPGWFTWYSKADQYSKQKLAGDIETLKSYYQNRGYIEMQVESTQVSISPDKKDIYITININEGEKYTVSDIKLEGEMFGREAELNSLLQLKKGDVYSGEKLTASTKSISERMGNFGYAFANVNANPKIDREKKEVAFTVMIDPGKRVYVRNINISGNTKTRDEVIRRELRQFENSWYDGEKIKMSRDRVDRLDYFTDVTIETPDVPGKTDQVDINLGVTEKPTGNIMLGAGFSSNEKLTLSGGINQTNAFGSGNTIGIDVNTSRLNRTIAVSSTNPYFTDDGISRSYEAFIRTTRPPTVNSGDYRIRTTGGNIKFGVPFSEFDTVFFGAGVERTEVEVYKGLAPSYSDSPEVFQRYVNSIKGLPLPNDFSGYPDGKRSASATGIPLTAAWQRDNRDSALVPTKGRYQRANFEISPGGDSTYFRTTYQHQWFKPLFGGSTTLALNGEVNYGKGLGGKDYPIFKNFYAGGIGSVRGYEGSSIGPKAKSNGDPLGGSSRVIANAELQFPFPGSGTDRTLRWFTFFDAGNVYADGFGGGGMKTSVGIGLSWVSPLGPLKLSFGKALNANTDGPLDQRDRTQAFQFQMGTGF; this is translated from the coding sequence ATGAAATTACATTCAGAGCGTTTCCCTTTGCCGATATTTCGTCGTCACCTTATCGCTGTTGCAGCGTTTGCATTGTGTTCCGGCTATGTGCAGGCGGCTGATCCATTCACTGTAAAAGACATACGCGTTGAAGGCATACAACGTACTGAAGCGGGTACGGTTTTCAGCTACCTGCCGGTGCGGGTAGGCGAAACATTTACAGATGAAAAAGGCGCGACCGCGATCAAGGCCTTGTATGCCACAGGCTTCTTCAAGGATGTGCGCATCGAAGTCGAGGGCGACGTACTGGTGGTCTTCGTTGAAGAGCGTCCGGCAATTGCCAGTGTCGAATTTTCCGGCACCAAGGAATTCGATAAAGTCCAGCTGACGAAAGCGCTGAAGGAAATTGGCGTCGGCGAATCGCGTATTTTCGACAAGGCCCTGGTTGATCGCGCAGAGCAGGAGCTGAAGCGCCAATACCTGTCGCGCGGCTTGTACGGCGTACTGATCACAACGACAGTGACACCGGTGGAACGCAATCGCGTATCGATCAATTTTGCAGTCGATGAAGGCGATGTCTCGCGCATCAAGAATATCAATATCATCGGCAGCAAGGCATTCAGCGAAAAAGACTTGATCAAGATGCTGAGCCTGCGCACGCCGGGCTGGTTTACCTGGTACTCCAAGGCGGATCAATACTCAAAACAGAAACTCGCCGGCGATATCGAAACGCTGAAATCCTACTACCAGAATCGCGGCTATATCGAGATGCAGGTCGAATCGACCCAGGTCTCGATTTCGCCCGACAAGAAGGATATCTACATCACCATCAATATCAATGAAGGTGAAAAGTACACGGTCTCCGACATCAAGCTGGAAGGCGAAATGTTTGGCCGTGAAGCCGAATTGAATTCGCTGCTGCAACTGAAAAAAGGCGATGTCTATTCAGGCGAGAAACTGACTGCGAGCACCAAGAGCATCTCCGAACGCATGGGTAATTTCGGCTATGCATTTGCCAACGTGAATGCAAATCCGAAAATTGATCGCGAGAAGAAGGAAGTTGCGTTTACGGTCATGATCGATCCGGGCAAGCGGGTCTATGTGCGCAATATCAATATTTCTGGCAATACGAAAACACGCGATGAAGTCATTCGTCGCGAATTGCGCCAGTTTGAAAATTCCTGGTACGACGGCGAAAAAATCAAGATGTCGCGCGATCGCGTCGATCGCCTTGATTACTTTACCGACGTTACGATCGAAACGCCGGACGTGCCGGGCAAAACCGATCAGGTGGATATCAATCTGGGCGTGACTGAAAAACCGACTGGCAACATCATGCTGGGTGCAGGTTTCTCCAGCAATGAAAAACTGACCCTGAGCGGCGGGATCAACCAGACCAATGCCTTCGGCAGCGGCAATACGATAGGCATTGATGTCAACACCAGTCGCTTGAATCGCACTATCGCGGTTTCCAGCACGAACCCTTACTTTACCGATGATGGTATCAGCCGCAGCTACGAAGCATTCATTCGTACGACCAGACCTCCAACCGTCAACAGCGGCGATTATCGTATTCGTACTACTGGCGGCAATATCAAGTTCGGCGTGCCGTTTTCTGAATTCGATACCGTATTTTTCGGGGCGGGTGTCGAACGCACCGAGGTTGAAGTTTACAAAGGCCTTGCGCCATCGTATTCCGATAGCCCAGAGGTTTTCCAACGCTACGTGAATAGCATAAAAGGTTTGCCTTTACCTAATGATTTTAGTGGCTATCCAGATGGAAAGCGTAGTGCCAGTGCTACGGGCATTCCCTTGACTGCAGCGTGGCAACGGGATAACCGCGATAGCGCTTTGGTGCCGACCAAGGGCCGCTATCAACGTGCCAATTTTGAAATTTCTCCTGGCGGCGATTCAACTTATTTCCGTACCACTTACCAGCATCAATGGTTCAAGCCTTTATTCGGCGGCAGCACGACGCTGGCCTTGAATGGTGAAGTCAATTACGGCAAGGGTCTGGGCGGCAAGGATTATCCTATCTTCAAGAACTTCTATGCTGGCGGTATCGGTTCCGTGCGCGGTTATGAAGGCTCGTCGATCGGACCGAAGGCGAAGAGCAATGGCGATCCACTGGGTGGCTCGTCACGCGTCATTGCCAATGCCGAATTGCAATTCCCATTCCCCGGTTCCGGCACCGATCGCACCCTGCGCTGGTTTACCTTCTTCGATGCCGGTAATGTATATGCCGACGGATTTGGTGGCGGCGGCATGAAAACATCGGTGGGTATAGGTTTGAGCTGGGTATCGCCTCTCGGTCCGTTGAAGTTGAGTTTCGGCAAAGCCTTGAATGCAAATACAGATGGCCCGCTCGATCAACGTGACAGAACCCAGGCCTTCCAATTCCAGATGGGTACAGGTTTCTGA
- a CDS encoding Outer membrane protein (OmpH-like) precursor (Evidence 2b : Function of strongly homologous gene; Product type m : membrane component) — MKSFTKLSVVSKGLTLFAAGLFVVSGVQAQDMKVGVVNTERIFREAAPYKAAQTKIEQEFSKRQKELETLANRVKNLADKLDKDAAVLSESDRNKRQRELVEADKDFQRTQREFKEDLNQRRNEEMANVIDRTNRVIKQIAETEKYDLVLQEAVYISPRVDITDKVLKALGK; from the coding sequence TTGAAGTCGTTTACTAAACTATCAGTGGTATCCAAAGGCCTGACATTATTTGCAGCGGGCTTGTTTGTGGTTTCTGGCGTGCAGGCGCAGGATATGAAAGTCGGCGTGGTCAATACTGAACGTATTTTCCGCGAGGCGGCGCCATACAAGGCGGCGCAGACGAAGATTGAACAGGAATTTTCCAAGCGCCAGAAGGAGCTTGAGACGTTGGCTAACCGCGTGAAAAACCTGGCGGACAAACTGGACAAGGATGCAGCCGTACTGTCGGAATCAGATCGTAACAAGCGCCAGCGTGAACTGGTTGAAGCGGACAAGGATTTTCAGCGTACGCAACGTGAATTCAAGGAAGATCTGAATCAGCGTCGCAATGAAGAAATGGCGAATGTCATCGATCGTACGAATCGCGTGATCAAGCAGATTGCCGAAACAGAGAAATATGATCTGGTGCTGCAGGAAGCTGTCTACATCAGTCCTCGTGTCGACATTACCGACAAAGTGCTCAAAGCGCTGGGCAAATAA
- the lpxD gene encoding UDP-3-O-(3-hydroxymyristoyl)-glucosamine N-acyltransferase (Evidence 2a : Function of homologous gene experimentally demonstrated in an other organism; PubMedId : 8293817, 8586272; Product type e : enzyme), whose translation MSTRLGDLVERLGGRLIGDADIEVVGIAPLGDADASHITFLSNPKLRGQAAQTRAAALILSAADDEIVAANYQGARIVADNPYAYFARAAQLFAALHAYVAPAGIHPTASVDPQAKVAASASIGPHVTVEAGAIIENACVIDAGCFIGRNARIGAATHFYPRVTFLAGCSIGQRGIVHPGAVIGADGFGFANEGGAWIKIPQTGAVSIGDDVEIGANTSIDRGALADTVIEDGVKLDNQIQIGHNCHIGAHTAMAGCVGVAGSAVIGKYCTFGGAAMVLGHLTIADRVHISSGSLVSRSIKEPGQYTGFYPLAKNAEWEKSAVIVRNLAAMREKIREMEKTIKSLGDEQE comes from the coding sequence ATGAGCACTCGGCTGGGAGATTTGGTCGAACGCTTGGGGGGCCGGTTGATAGGCGATGCGGACATTGAAGTTGTCGGCATCGCGCCGTTAGGCGATGCAGATGCGTCGCACATCACGTTTCTTTCCAATCCCAAGTTGAGAGGGCAGGCTGCACAAACGCGTGCGGCCGCCTTGATTTTGTCCGCTGCGGATGACGAGATCGTCGCCGCGAATTATCAGGGCGCGCGCATCGTTGCCGACAATCCGTATGCCTATTTTGCGCGTGCGGCACAACTGTTTGCCGCATTGCATGCTTATGTGGCGCCAGCGGGGATACATCCGACCGCCAGCGTTGATCCGCAGGCAAAGGTCGCGGCCAGTGCATCCATCGGGCCGCATGTGACGGTAGAAGCAGGCGCCATCATTGAAAACGCATGCGTGATTGATGCTGGCTGTTTCATTGGCCGTAATGCGCGTATCGGCGCGGCCACGCATTTTTATCCGCGCGTGACCTTTCTCGCAGGCTGCAGTATCGGCCAGCGTGGAATTGTTCATCCCGGCGCTGTGATAGGTGCGGACGGCTTTGGCTTTGCCAATGAAGGTGGCGCCTGGATCAAGATTCCGCAAACCGGTGCTGTCAGCATAGGCGATGATGTCGAAATCGGCGCGAATACCTCGATCGATCGCGGCGCACTGGCCGATACGGTGATAGAAGACGGCGTCAAGCTGGACAATCAAATCCAGATCGGTCACAACTGCCATATCGGTGCGCATACGGCGATGGCCGGTTGCGTCGGTGTGGCCGGCAGTGCAGTGATAGGGAAATACTGCACATTTGGCGGCGCGGCCATGGTGCTGGGGCATTTGACGATTGCCGATCGTGTGCATATATCATCCGGCAGTCTGGTGTCCCGTTCGATCAAGGAGCCGGGGCAATACACGGGATTCTATCCGTTGGCGAAAAATGCGGAATGGGAAAAATCTGCAGTGATCGTGCGCAATTTGGCGGCGATGCGTGAGAAAATTCGCGAAATGGAAAAAACAATCAAATCGCTAGGCGATGAACAAGAGTGA
- the fabZ gene encoding (3R)-hydroxymyristoyl-[acyl-carrier-protein] dehydratase ((3R)-hydroxymyristoyl ACP dehydrase) (Evidence 2a : Function of homologous gene experimentally demonstrated in an other organism; PubMedId : 15371447, 8910376, 7806516; Product type e : enzyme): protein MKTLDINQIKQYLPHRYPMLLVDRVLTWESGKSITAIKNVTANEEFFNGHFPHKPVMPGVLMIEALAQTAALLSFLTMGQKPDDNSVVYFIGIDGARFKRPVEPGDQLKMEVEILRNARGIWKYKATGSVDGQLALEAELMCTMRTINDAGSTAGQ from the coding sequence ATGAAAACACTCGACATCAACCAGATCAAACAATATTTGCCGCATCGTTATCCGATGCTGCTGGTCGATCGCGTATTGACGTGGGAATCCGGCAAGTCGATTACTGCAATCAAGAATGTCACGGCAAATGAAGAGTTCTTCAATGGCCACTTCCCGCACAAGCCGGTCATGCCGGGTGTGCTGATGATAGAAGCGCTGGCGCAAACCGCTGCCTTGCTGTCTTTCCTGACGATGGGGCAGAAACCGGATGACAACAGCGTGGTGTATTTTATCGGCATCGACGGTGCGCGCTTCAAGCGTCCGGTCGAACCGGGCGATCAGTTGAAAATGGAAGTTGAAATTTTACGCAATGCACGCGGCATCTGGAAATACAAGGCGACAGGCTCGGTAGATGGCCAACTTGCGCTGGAAGCCGAGCTGATGTGTACGATGCGCACCATTAACGATGCGGGTTCGACTGCGGGACAGTAA
- the lpxA gene encoding Acyl-[acyl-carrier-protein]--UDP-N-acetylglucosamine O-acyltransferase (UDP-N-acetylglucosamine acyltransferase) (Evidence 2a : Function of homologous gene experimentally demonstrated in an other organism; PubMedId : 3277952; Product type e : enzyme) — MSLIHSTAIVDPKAQLDTSVEVGAYSVIGPHVKIDAGSKIGPHVVVEGHTTIGRDNTIFQFASIGAAPQDKKYAGEPTQLSIGDRNTIREFVTINLGTTQDANITRLGSDNWIMAYVHIAHDCQLGDNIILANNATLAGHVHLEDWVFLGGFTSVHQFCRIGAHAMTAFTAAVSQDIPPFVTAAGNRAVPAGINSEGLKRRGFSSEQIMAIKRGYKIIYRSNLPLEEAKAALLAEENKSSDAAPYLRQLRTFIETSPRGIIR, encoded by the coding sequence ATGAGCCTGATCCATTCCACTGCGATTGTCGATCCGAAGGCGCAGCTCGATACTTCGGTTGAGGTCGGTGCGTATTCCGTCATCGGTCCGCATGTAAAGATAGACGCAGGCAGCAAGATCGGTCCGCATGTAGTGGTGGAGGGTCATACCACCATAGGTCGCGACAATACGATATTCCAGTTTGCCTCCATCGGTGCCGCACCGCAGGACAAGAAATATGCGGGCGAACCGACGCAGCTCTCGATCGGTGATCGCAATACCATACGCGAATTCGTCACCATCAATCTGGGTACCACGCAGGACGCCAATATCACGCGTCTGGGCAGCGACAACTGGATCATGGCCTATGTTCATATTGCGCACGATTGCCAGCTTGGCGACAACATCATTCTTGCCAACAATGCGACGCTGGCCGGCCATGTGCATCTGGAAGACTGGGTATTCCTCGGTGGCTTTACTTCAGTGCATCAATTCTGCCGCATAGGTGCGCATGCAATGACGGCCTTTACTGCCGCCGTCAGCCAGGATATTCCTCCTTTCGTGACGGCAGCCGGCAATCGCGCAGTACCGGCCGGCATCAATAGCGAAGGCTTGAAGCGGCGCGGGTTCAGCAGCGAGCAGATCATGGCAATCAAGCGCGGCTATAAAATCATCTATCGCTCCAATCTGCCGCTCGAAGAAGCCAAGGCGGCTTTGCTGGCAGAAGAAAACAAATCGTCTGATGCAGCTCCCTATCTGCGCCAGTTGCGTACTTTCATAGAAACATCCCCACGTGGCATCATCCGCTGA